One genomic region from Anopheles bellator chromosome 2, idAnoBellAS_SP24_06.2, whole genome shotgun sequence encodes:
- the LOC131211278 gene encoding protein timeless produces MEWLLANPQINSTFGSLGTHVDDAFHVREDCLVTLEEIICKLAVEDATLRTFRRAIGFGQNVKNDIVPLLVNAKDAKVIDTTIRLLVNLTVPVECLLPVDLVSKSEIGRHTIFELNKLLITSKEAFVDWKTTKAVIDHMKGVLERDSKLSIQQCDSMNNCLLLLRNILHVPELGLHTAGHSTSFQNQIIWNLFTQSIDKLLIYLMSCPQRAYWGVTMAQLVALMYKDQHISTLQKLLNLWFESTLSESSEDNESNTSPPKQCSGDSSPMLTSDPTSDSSDNGSGNTPSSMSKDSSEPAQTLFSRAIKSHQMYHHSQSMKANAVGPSSDCSPSSTHSSSSGGSSHQQYCENPPQPRNSATDAQETKKSKCAAKGPLESLVPSTSGSSGFSSAPQHHHHHHHHQPATGSEPASSPAGATESGFSSQGQQSSPASGGSPTAAQQTKQSQVSLSENSDCGYGTQVEKESISTSSNEDDSPQQKPVHQKPPTNQKQRFNAANKHRNPTSTQEKKELRRKKLVKRGKSNIINMKGLMHHVPTDDDISHILKEFTVDFLLKGYGYLVQELHTQLLSDLQVQIDTSHFFWLVTYFLKFATQLELDLEHISSVLNIDIISYLTYEGVMLCEQLEQLSRVTETDIKPCLRRIHLVVTAIREFLHALDTYKKSTHLSAEDKEKLKLLQQQISCTEDLRCLFVLLLRCYNPNIQSRQYLQDLIVTNHTLLLLLDGVRELNADAMPGDMLVHIKQFATVEIMHQYGLLLEDFRENGAYVNDCIFTMMHHVGGDLGQINVLFQPSILKTYSQIWETEYELCDDWSDLIEYVIHKFINTPQPAPLTLSTTLPEISTQLRTGNLLGWTQEEKDSLHWYYVQCRQSKCLVGDILKLFQENGNQQKTRLSIIEQLLEQDIIALAQYDDLMKLENPEYERNVQTPALSVASVDSAGRRDDGDSKSSPKAVDDIQVLRDRLQKENRGKLIAWLQKSLLDCCFVKLNLLSGHDHVCAPNTGPSPSVMEPVSFHCILKKKSIPVVPWNQDQFAVLSYQPFILLLHKLGFHLPADAKKMFVRIPEFWTADILYNIARKLGPLDKSILKFDLKYLNKVLSMEKQAKADSCPPTDSRLENFGLSRFTPQITTNWLDVVMRSKAAQSGKRKFDLAGPSKVIETANAAHPGAKAGGKLPPAQTKLLHDLSIIVESNDDDDDELPEDDDGLDSTEVPVLEEHDVVSACETASVASDLTRMYVSDEDDKHDIVPPIL; encoded by the exons ATGGAATGGCTGCTAGCGAACCCGCAGATCAACAGCACGTTCGGCTCGCTCGGCACGCACGTCGACGATGCGTTCCACGTGCGGGAGGACTGTCTGGTCACGCTGGAGGAAATCATCTGTAAGCTGGCGGTGGAGGATGCGACCCTGCGCACGTTTCGCCGGGCGATCGGCTTCGGGCAGAACGTGAAGAACGACAtcgtgccgctgctggtgaacGCGAAGGATGCGAAAGTGATCGACACCACCATCCGGCTGCTGGTGAATCTGACCGTGCCGGTGGAGTGTCTGCTTCCGGTGGACCTCGTGTCCAAGTCGGAGATCGGCCGGCACACGATCTTCGAGCTGAACAAGCTGCTGATCACGAGCAAGGAAGCGTTCGTCGACTGGAAGACCACCAAGGCGGTGATCGACCACATGAAGGGAGTGCTCGAGCGGGACAGCAAGCTGTCGATCCAGCAGTGCGACAGCATGAACaactgtttgctgttgctgcgcaACATCCTGCACGTGCCGGAGCTGGGCCTGCACACGGCCGGCCACAGCACCTCGTTCCAGAACCAGATCATCTGGAACCTGTTCACGCAGAGCATCGACAAGCTGCTGATCTACCTGATGTCCTGCCCGCAGCGGGCGTACTGGGGCGTTACGATGGCCCAGCTCGTGGCGCTCATGTACAAGGACCAGCACATCAGCACACTGCAGAAGCTGCTGAACTTGTGGTTCGAGTCGACGCTCTCGGAGAGCTCGGAGGACAACGAGAGCAACACGTCGCCCCCGAAACAGTGCAGCGGGGACTCGAGCCCCATGCTCACGTCCGACCCGACCTCCGATTCCTCCGACAATG GCAGTGGCAACACGCCCTCGTCCATGAGCAAGGATTCGTCCGAGCCGGCACAGACCCTTTTCTCGCGCGCGATCAAGTCCCACCAGATGTACCACCACAGCCAGTCGATGAAGGCCAACGCCGTCGGACCGTCGTCGGACTGTAGCCCCAGTAgcacccacagcagcagcagcggcggcagcagccatCAGCAGTACTGCGAGAATCCGCCGCAACCTCGGAACAGTGCTACGGACGCACAGGAA ACCAAAAAGTCCAAATGTGCGGCCAAGGGTCCATTGGAATCGTTGGTCCCCTCTACCTCCGGGTCCTCCGGCTTTTCCAGCgcaccgcagcaccaccaccaccaccaccaccaccaaccggcgaccggcagTGAGCCGGCATcatcgccggccggggccaccgaaagtggTTTCTCGTCGCAGGGCCAGCAGTCAtcgcccgcttccggtggttcgCCAACGGCGGCTCAGCAGACGAAGCAGAGCCAGGTTTCGCTGTCGGAAAACTCCGACTGTGGCTACGGGACGCAGGTGGAGAAGGAGTCCATCTCGACGTCGAGCAACGAAGACGACAGCCCGCAGCAGAAGCCGGTCCATCAGAAGCCACCGACAAACCAGAAGCAGCGTTTCAATGCCGCAAATAAGCACCGCAATCCCACGTCGACACAGGAGAAGAAGGAACTGCGGCGCAAGAAGCTGGTGAAGCGGGGCAAGAGCAACAT CATCAACATGAAGGGCCTGATGCACCACGTCCCGACGGACGATGACATATCGCATATCCTGAAGGAGTTCACGGTGGACTTTCTGCTCAAAGGCTACGGTTATCTGGTGCAGGAACTGCATACCCAGTTGCTGTCGGATTTG CAAGTGCAGATCGATACGTCGCACTTTTTCTGGCTGGTGACGTACTTCCTGAAGTTCGCCACGCAGCTAGAGCTGGACCTGGAGCACATCAGTTCGGTGCTGAACATCGACATCATCAGCTACCTAACGTACGAGGGTGTGATGCTGTGCGAGCAGCTGGAGCAGCTGAGCCGTGTCACCGAAACCGACATTAAGCCCTGCCTGAGAAGAATTCATTTG GTTGTAACGGCGATCCGCGAGTTTCTGCATGCGCTCGATACCTACAAGAAGAGTACACATCTATCGGCG GAAGACAAGGAGAAGCTCAAGCTACTCCAGCAGCAAATCAGCTGCACGGAGGACCTGCGCTGTCTGTTCGTGTTGCTGCTCCGATGCTACAACCCCAACATCCAAAGCCGCCAGTACCTGCAGGATCTGATCGTGACGAACCAcacgctgttgctgttgctcgaCGGGGTCCGCGAGCTGAACGCCGATGCCATGCCGGGCGACATGTTGGTCCACATTAAACA ATTTGCCACCGTGGAGATCATGCACCAGTACGGGCTGCTGTTGGAGGACTTCCGCGAGAATGGGGCGTACGTGAACGATTGCATCTTCACCATGATGCACCACGTCGGAGGCGACCTGGGACAGATCAATGTGCTGTTCCAGCCCAGCATCCTCAAGACGTACTCACAAATCTGGGAAACGGAGTACGAGCTGTGTGAT GATTGGTCCGATTTGATCGAGTATGTGATCCACAAGTTCATCAACACACCGCAACCGGCACCGCTGACGCTCTCGACGACGCTGCCCGAGATCAGCACCCAGCTGCGGACGGGCAACCTGCTCGGGTGGACCCAGGAAGAGAAGGACTCGCTACACTGGTACTACGTGCAGTGCCGCCAGAGTAAGTGTCTGGTGGGCGACATTCTGAAGCTGTTCCAGGAGAACGGCAACCAGCAGAAGACGCGCCTCTCCATcatcgagcagctgctcgagcaGGACATTATCGCGCTCGCCCAGTACGACGATCTGATGAAGCTGGAGAACCCGGAGTACGAGCGCAACGTGCAGACGCCGGCCCTCTCGGTGGCATCGGTCGATTCGGCGGGCCGCCGGGACGATGGTGACTCCAAGTCATCGCCCAAAGCCGTGGACGACATTCAGGTGTTGCGCGACCGGCTGCAGAAGGAGAACCGGGGCAAACTGATCGCCTGGCTGCAGAAGAGCCTGCTGGACTGTTGCTTCGTCAAGCTGAACCTCCTGAGCGGCCACGATCACGTGTGCGCCCCGAACACCGGCCCGTCACCGTCCGTCATGGAACCGGTGTCCTTCCACTGCATCC TGAAGAAGAAGTCGATCCCGGTGGTGCCCTGGAACCAGGACCAGTTCGCGGTCCTCTCGTACCAACCGTTCATCCTGCTGCTCCACAAGCTCGGCTTCCATCTGCCGGCCGACGCGAAGAAGATGTTTGTCCGCATCCCGGAATTCTGGACCGCCGACATCCTCTACAATATCGCCCGCAAGCTGGGACCGCTGGACAAAT CGATTCTTAAGTTCGATCTCAAGTACCTCAACAAGGTGCTCTCGATGGAAAAGCAAGCCAAGGCCGACTCTTGCCCGCCGACCGATTCTCGGTTAGAGAACTTTGGATTATCAAG GTTCACTCCGCAGATCACCACCAACTGGCTCGATGTAGTGATGCGCAGTAAGGCCGCCCAAAG CGGAAAGCGTAAGTTCGATCTCGCCGGACCATCGAAGGTGATCGAAACGGCGAACGCTGCCCATCCGGGGGCCAAAGCGGGCGGTAAGTTGCCCCCCGCCCAGACGAAGCTACTGCACGACCTCTCGATCATCGTCGAGtcgaacgatgacgatgacgacgagctGCCGGAGGATGACGATGGGCTGGACAGCACCGAggtgccggtgctggaggAACACGACGTCGTCAG TGCCTGCGAAACGGCTTCCGTTGCGTCGGACCTGACGCGTATGTACGTGAGCGATGAGGACGACAAGCACGACATCGTTCCGCCGATTCTGTAA